From Hippea alviniae EP5-r, the proteins below share one genomic window:
- a CDS encoding TlyA family RNA methyltransferase encodes MRLDVYLSKSHILESRSKAKELILKGYVKVNGIVIKKPSFLVDESDEVEVLKLPEYVSRAGYKLEKAIDEFGIDLKDKVCLDVGSSTGGFTECMLRNGAKKVFAVDVGKEQMHFSLRSDERVVLFEETDIRYFKPDERFDFASIDVSFISLRLVLKPVKDLLKNGAEVVALIKPQFEVGVGGTKKGIVRDEDKIKGVINDIKNFAKAIGFEYKGLIESPIKGKEGNREFLIWLKNG; translated from the coding sequence ATGAGACTCGATGTTTATCTAAGCAAATCACATATTTTGGAGTCGAGAAGCAAAGCAAAAGAGCTGATTTTGAAAGGCTATGTTAAGGTTAACGGAATTGTTATCAAAAAACCTTCCTTTTTGGTTGATGAGAGCGATGAAGTTGAAGTGTTGAAGCTGCCAGAATATGTAAGCAGGGCAGGTTATAAGCTTGAAAAAGCCATTGATGAATTTGGCATTGATTTGAAGGATAAGGTTTGTCTTGATGTTGGCTCATCAACGGGTGGTTTTACCGAATGTATGTTGAGAAATGGTGCTAAGAAGGTGTTTGCAGTTGATGTTGGAAAGGAGCAGATGCATTTTAGTTTAAGGAGTGATGAGCGGGTTGTTCTGTTTGAAGAGACGGACATTCGCTATTTTAAGCCCGATGAGAGATTTGACTTTGCATCTATTGATGTAAGCTTTATTTCGCTAAGACTTGTGCTTAAGCCTGTGAAGGATTTACTTAAAAATGGTGCTGAAGTTGTTGCTTTGATTAAACCACAGTTTGAAGTTGGAGTTGGTGGAACAAAGAAGGGTATTGTTAGAGATGAAGATAAAATAAAGGGCGTTATTAATGATATAAAAAATTTTGCTAAAGCGATTGGTTTTGAGTATAAAGGGTTAATTGAATCACCCATTAAGGGTAAAGAAGGCAACAGGGAGTTTTTAATCTGGCTGAAAAATGGATAA